The window GTCCGCAGCAGTCATGATGGGTGACGTCGATACACCGGGAGACAAAAGGGAATTCATCTGTGCGGCAGATTGGATGGCACTGGAAACCGATGTTCCTGAACTCTGTGCCAAAGCTTCAGCATTCAAGGCCTTTGGCATTGGTTGTCTGGCAGCTTGTTGACCGAGACCTGGCAATTCGGAGCGATTGATCGCACTGGTCGGTGTCAGATCTATACCAGCATTGCCACTGATTCCGGCTTGAGGCTGTGCATTCGCGTGATCCTGCACCACTTCCGGACGTCGTGGACCCAATGCTTCTTGCTGCACTTTTCCTGCTTCAATGGTTGGTCCACTCGTCGCACCGGATGTAAGGCTTGGGGAGGAGAAGGCAATGGCACGATCAGCAGCCTCTCCAACGAGATCAGGAACCAGAGACCCGGAGGATGGGGTTATGCTCGACCCTTCCCCGATCTTTGGCACCTCTGCGCCTTTGGAGGCGGGCAGAGTAATTTGTGGTTCCAGATTTTCAGGGTTATCAATAGCGAGATTGCCACCATTCAAGACACCCGGAGTAACATCACTCCGAGTGTTATCACTCTGTGCCTGTACCTTCGGAGTGGTATCATTGAACAACGCGTAGAGGCTGGACTCAGGGTTTTTGGCCATCTGCAGCGTTGTAATGGCGAGCAAGATTGCGGCCGCTGCTAACAAAAGAGGTCTGCTATTGCGTGATACGGTTTGACCGATGCGGCTGAACAGACTGTTCTTTTGACCTTGATCTTCATCGAGAAGAGCTCGTGCATCAGCTGAGGCCATGGCTGGATCAATCGCTTCGTCGGCCATCATGCGTAGCGCCTCAGCAGTATTCTCCTGATCGGCCTTGTTCTGTTTGGCCAGGCGTGCAGCATCGGCAACAGCGGCACGCCGCTGCTTGCGATTCATTTTGGGTTCGTCGCCTTTTGGATCAGCCGAAGCTTGCCCTGCATCTTCCTTGGTTTTTCGTTTGCCTTTAAGACGATCCATCAGACTTTGGGCAACTGAACGATCGGTTTCAGCTTGCTCGCTTTCTCTGGCTGCGGCCTGAGCAGCCCGACGAGCGGCCGCAATGAAATCGGCCTTTGAAGCAGCACCGGATGCATTGCGTTGGGGGGATGGGCCCGTATCATCGCGAATGATCTGTGCACCTTGTGCACGTACCGCTGGTGCTGCTTGCTGTTGGACACTGTCTTCAACAAGGCCCGGCTGCATATCTGGTTGAATTTGTGGAGCGGAGCTGGCGGCAGCCGTTGCCCGATTTCCTGCTTTCCCACTTAGTTGAATGGATGGAGCCGGTCTTGCTCCTCCATGAGCTACGGGTCTGGATGTTGCTGTGGCTGAAGCTGATGTTGCCTGTGGCGAAGAAGCAGTTCGGCCCATTGCAGCACGTTGGGCGAGCAATTGCTGTGCGCTCAGCGGCTTACCATCAGGTGTCTTGGTATTTGCAGGAGTTGGTGTTTCGCCGACCAGATCAGTTTGTTTTTTCTTTTTGCGACCAAGGAGGCGGCCAAGTCCGCCTTTGGCAGGCTTATCCTGTTCCCCGGATGGTTGGTCGGACGCATGGGTTGTCTGCTGGGCCATTTGAATGGCTGGTGGCATATCCCGTTCGCTTTTGCGAACCTGATCTTCCAATGAAGCCAAGCGATCTACAATGCCATTCAGAGTTTTAGAGACAGAATGAAGACCCTGTTGAGTGGCATCTTCTTTGGCTTGTGCCATTTGGCGCAAGCCATGCATGTCATCTTTCAGACCATCCAGAATGGCATCCAGAGTACTGTCACCTGAAGACGTACCCAATGGGCCAACTTGTTGCAAGGCACGCATGGCTGCAGCTTCGGCCAAGCTTTCGGTTTGCTCAAGCACGGCAGCTCCGCCACCAGTAGGAGTATTTTGGGGCTGTTGGGCAAGACGCTGAATATCCTGACCAAGCCGGTCTACAGCATCAAATCGGGATTGTGAACGATCAAACTGCTCCGCAAGGCTATCCAGTCTGCTGGTCAATGCTTCGAAATGTGCCGTGTCGTAAGGATCTCGTGTCGCGGCATCCAATCGATCAGCAAGGCCTGAAATCTGTGCTTCCAACCCGGCTAGAGCGCGTGGATCAAAGGCTGCTGAAGTCGTCCCGAGTGGCACACTGGCCTGCTGATCCAACTTCTGTGTCAAGTTTGCCAGGCGATCCTCAATGCCAGACAGGCCTGATGTTTCCATCTGGCGAGCAAGCATATCATCAATCCGTGCCAGCGTTTGCTCAACATGATCAAATCTGTTCTCGGAGTCCTGCCCCTCACGAAGACGTTGATCCAGCTCTGCGACCCGATCAGCCAAGGCGGCAAAAGTTTTTTCCTGGCTGACTTGTCCCTGTTCACCGACGAGGGATGCCAGGCTTTCTACCTGATTTGCCAATGCATCCAGAGGACCGCGGACATTATCGCTGCCATGTTCCAGACGATCGGCAAGAGAAACAAGCTGATCTTCCAAACGCATCAGGCGATCACT is drawn from Cohaesibacter gelatinilyticus and contains these coding sequences:
- a CDS encoding peptidoglycan-binding protein, whose protein sequence is MIDETFRTERDVGDFIESAGRPVRSRSRRQKRRMPLSPASRQPRHNPQSRMDLLHAIEDIENQLQIMAGPHGPSYEQDYISERPFGRGAQRSPGFADRRSFERPSQSSSYQSGSASRPPRSQASPQNARQSQNSRSHQDQYMSRLERIEEQISRVTQALDDRSREPRHTRPAPFSMDIPDANYASEESYMAAEPALASPRMSGGSRMKEPHARPGRIYKAQARTGSQIHSSAAGRDQKPSLDNAIRQIMDRARTLNEDYSDSHSLSENGHENDEAVLGILRDEVANLRELLEQANFSGATEQTLNEIASLSGRIDSMSTLLGQERSDPKVQDALRDIHALLDKPAQDPTIDGHFDRILEKLDTLPLRNHDEEFAQLSSQLDMLRNMLNNAPQAQHFSSLEGQISNLADRLASLESNVRESQQQTPSNASNSEDLDYRLQSLQGLLEQLNPSDRLMRLEDQLVSLADRLEHGSDNVRGPLDALANQVESLASLVGEQGQVSQEKTFAALADRVAELDQRLREGQDSENRFDHVEQTLARIDDMLARQMETSGLSGIEDRLANLTQKLDQQASVPLGTTSAAFDPRALAGLEAQISGLADRLDAATRDPYDTAHFEALTSRLDSLAEQFDRSQSRFDAVDRLGQDIQRLAQQPQNTPTGGGAAVLEQTESLAEAAAMRALQQVGPLGTSSGDSTLDAILDGLKDDMHGLRQMAQAKEDATQQGLHSVSKTLNGIVDRLASLEDQVRKSERDMPPAIQMAQQTTHASDQPSGEQDKPAKGGLGRLLGRKKKKQTDLVGETPTPANTKTPDGKPLSAQQLLAQRAAMGRTASSPQATSASATATSRPVAHGGARPAPSIQLSGKAGNRATAAASSAPQIQPDMQPGLVEDSVQQQAAPAVRAQGAQIIRDDTGPSPQRNASGAASKADFIAAARRAAQAAARESEQAETDRSVAQSLMDRLKGKRKTKEDAGQASADPKGDEPKMNRKQRRAAVADAARLAKQNKADQENTAEALRMMADEAIDPAMASADARALLDEDQGQKNSLFSRIGQTVSRNSRPLLLAAAAILLAITTLQMAKNPESSLYALFNDTTPKVQAQSDNTRSDVTPGVLNGGNLAIDNPENLEPQITLPASKGAEVPKIGEGSSITPSSGSLVPDLVGEAADRAIAFSSPSLTSGATSGPTIEAGKVQQEALGPRRPEVVQDHANAQPQAGISGNAGIDLTPTSAINRSELPGLGQQAARQPMPKALNAEALAQSSGTSVSSAIQSAAQMNSLLSPGVSTSPIMTAADGGDSLAQFELGRRLTLGEGVSVDMKKAAEWFEKAANQSMPQAQYSLANLYEKGHGVKKDLMVARLWYERAAKSGNVKAMHNLAVILAEGGLGKPDFKQASDWFIKAADHGLKDSQYNLAILFARGMGVKQDLVQSYKWFAIAAHNGDRGATAKRDEVSRVLTGSQLKTAKAIVEAWIPKMAKPSANQVASIPDAWRVTAGAVPGQAGVKLVDPGKPSPDIIRQAQGMLSALGFKTGRPDGKIGPRTRTAIRNFQKSAGFPIDGKLSPALMQALAIRLG